One Variibacter gotjawalensis genomic window, GTCAGCGCCGCGACATCGACCGTGTCGTAACCTACGCCGATACGCGCCGCGACTTTCAGCTTCGGCGCGACGGCGACTTCCGGCGCCTTCACGGGCGTGAGGCCCAGGATCACACCTTCCGCATCGGCCAGCATCGGATGGAAATCGGCGGGCTTGATCGCATTCTGAAACGAGATGACTTCGATATCGCCGCGCGCTTTGAGGATATCCATCCCGGCTTTCGAGAGCGACTGAGCGACGAGTACTTTACGCGTGTTGACGGTCATTTCTTCCCCGATGGCCTTCTGCGACCGATGTCGCGAGCCTGTTGTTGAAGTTTGCAAGGGGTTATCGCCACGCGCCAGAGCGCTTGGCAAGCGCATTTTTCGGTGGTCCGCCTTGCACGCGGACAAGAAAAAGGCCCGGCGAACCGGGCCTTGAAAAGTTACGCTGGAGATTAGTTTTTAGCGGGCGACCGGGCGCCAATGCTCGTCGTGAGCTTCCTCTTCCTCATGCGGATGCTGCGGCTCCGGATCGAGCAGGCCGAAGATCACGCCAAGGAGGAGGCCATAGGCGAGATGCACGCCGAGCATCACGGCCGGAGCACCGAGCCCGATATTGACCCCGAAGAGACCGGCGCGCGTCAGCGGCGCAAGCGCCGTCATCAGCACGAGCCAAGCCGTCAGGCTGAAAATCGCGCCGCGCATCCAGTTCGCGCCGGGAAGAAAGCGTTGCACGGCACCGTAGCCGGCGCCCCAGAGGAAGGTGCCGACGAGGAAATGCACCAGCCAACCGACGGCCGGGTTGGTTGCGTCCGATGCGTTGGCAAAACGCGCAATCGGGTGAAACACGGACGACAAAATCAATGTCGCCATGAACCCCGCAATAATGCCTCGACCGATCAAATCCATCTCGCGTCCTCAGCGACGGCTAGTGCCGTGTTCAAGACGCAGATGCGCCCCTACCGACAACTAGAACTTGCACGCCTTGCGAGCGGTTCCCCGTCCAAGCCTCCCGCGCGTTTTCGCGCATGTGCTTCTCAGACCTGATGAAATTATCACGCTGCCTAAGCTTCCCGCATTCGCCTGGCGCAGGGCTGGTACGCCGCCGCACACATGCACGATTTGCTAACGAATGCCGCAAGGCGTTGAAATGGAACACTTTTGCTGCAGTTAGCGGGTGGACTAAACGGCCCCGCGTGGCAGACTGCGGATTAAATCGCGTTCATGTGAAGACGCGAACCGGCAGGAGGAAACGATGCGGCGCTTCGCTTGGAGCTTGATTCTCGCCGTCACCGCCATCGCACAACTTACGATCGCTGCCAGCGCACAAGCGCCGTCACCGAGCGCGCAGGCGCCCGAGCTGTCACGCGTTCGCCTTGCTGTCGGCGGCAAGCCCGCGATGTTCTATCTGCCGCTCACCGTTACGGAGCGCCTCGGTTACTTCAAGCAAGAAGGCCTCGACGTCGAGATCTCCGACTTCCCGGGTGGCGCTCGCGCGCTGCAGGCGTTGATGGGCGGCAGCGCGGATGTCGTCACCGGCTCTTACGATCACACGATCCAGATGCAGGCGAAAGGACAAGCGATCGTCGCGGTCGCGCTGCTCGGCCGCTATCCGGGCTTCGTGCTCGGCGTGCTCAACGCCAAAGCCGCGAACTACACTGGACCCGCGAGCCTCAAAGGCATGAAGATCGGCATCACGGCGCCGGGCTCGTCGACGCATTTCATGGTGCTGCACATGATGGCGCGTGCCGGATTGAAACCGACCGATGCGTCCCTCGTCGGCGTCGGCGCGGGCCCCGGCGCGGTCGCCGCCGCGCAGCGTGGCGAGATCGATGCGATCCTCAACGCAGACCCCGTGATCAGTGCGCTCGAAGCGCGCAATCTCATCAAGGTCGTCGCTGACACGCGCACCGAGAAAGGCACGCTCGACGTTTACGGCGGCCCGATGCCGGCCGCCGTGCTTTACGTGCCACCCGCATTCGCGGAGAAAAATCCACGCACCACGCAGGCGCTCGTCAACGCGCTGGTGCGCGGCCTGAAATGGATTCAGGCGAACAGCGCGGAGGAGATCGCCAAGGTGATGCCGGAAGAATACGCGCTCGGCGACAAGGCGCTTTACGTCGAGGCGATTAAACACAGCATCGCGATGTATTCGCCCGATGGCCGCCTCACCGCGAAGGGCGGCGAGACCGCTTACGATGTTCTCAAAGCTTTCGATCCCGCCGTCGGCGGCGCGACGATCGACATAGCGAAGACCTTCACCAACTCATTTGTCGAGAAAGTTCCG contains:
- a CDS encoding DUF6789 family protein yields the protein MDLIGRGIIAGFMATLILSSVFHPIARFANASDATNPAVGWLVHFLVGTFLWGAGYGAVQRFLPGANWMRGAIFSLTAWLVLMTALAPLTRAGLFGVNIGLGAPAVMLGVHLAYGLLLGVIFGLLDPEPQHPHEEEEAHDEHWRPVAR
- a CDS encoding ABC transporter substrate-binding protein, which codes for MRRFAWSLILAVTAIAQLTIAASAQAPSPSAQAPELSRVRLAVGGKPAMFYLPLTVTERLGYFKQEGLDVEISDFPGGARALQALMGGSADVVTGSYDHTIQMQAKGQAIVAVALLGRYPGFVLGVLNAKAANYTGPASLKGMKIGITAPGSSTHFMVLHMMARAGLKPTDASLVGVGAGPGAVAAAQRGEIDAILNADPVISALEARNLIKVVADTRTEKGTLDVYGGPMPAAVLYVPPAFAEKNPRTTQALVNALVRGLKWIQANSAEEIAKVMPEEYALGDKALYVEAIKHSIAMYSPDGRLTAKGGETAYDVLKAFDPAVGGATIDIAKTFTNSFVEKVPAR